The Lytechinus pictus isolate F3 Inbred chromosome 17, Lp3.0, whole genome shotgun sequence genome contains a region encoding:
- the LOC129280605 gene encoding uncharacterized protein LOC129280605 produces the protein MDEFDNHTEPYEDPYVSGPIRKIILGTFIPLFPLTICGNCLVICVIVRNRSMRTVTNFFLANLAVADLMVAIFCIIPQMMWFVSPTWSLGAVMCKLHKYMLGVTTNASIFIMMAISGERFVAIIYPLRIRRVLTIGRLSCILCFLWLLSFLLSIPSFQFFDESTDSNGTKQCGVSLNISSYQVRVHNIFNFNFCYLLPLFVMMFFYARIIVSLWLRGRAVYYRTSRHGEKTSTPSAAVEMEVRMHTGGSIKTHPHRHHHHHHSHAHSSESKKIANEQCNGKNEVKAVQDHTEQAEDAGSLKIGPFFVDYPPSSPRRNPDAFKGSKSCENMFLLGGGEKARGPHAELARTKSQSTGAIDHYHQQFCKALNSEDQEEEIELDVSVHATFINEVMKNGNAVPVKDVNKPVEEHSLKENKHIYSKPRPIRQRSSGKIPVKNGYEFLSTIEDDELLTETPAATTNTDPTEQPNTSESPQRPKSFPNALKRCAKKAHTRLSEFTRRPTVLVEMVPADNHSTNSRTPNRPKKISKSTIATRKKVIRMLVVLVVAFGVCLFPMELLSLWTVVGTFPYFSKFGILFVPFTYLAYFFNSALNPFLYALLSDNFRMRMRETLDFRGSSRRARWMRTQTRLRSLTSEGTDNDWVA, from the coding sequence ATGGATGAATTTGACAACCACACCGAGCCTTACGAAGACCCTTATGTGTCTGGTCCGATTCGGAAAATTATTCTTGGAACGTTCATTCCCCTCTTCCCTCTGACAATATGCGGCAACTGTCTCGTCATTTGCGTCATAGTCCGCAATCGAAGCATGCGAACCGTCACGAACTTCTTCCTGGCGAATCTGGCCGTTGCTGACCTGATGGTAGCCATATTCTGCATCATCCCTCAGATGATGTGGTTTGTGTCGCCGACGTGGTCTCTGGGCGCAGTGATGTGTAAGCTGCATAAATACATGTTAGGTGTGACGACCAATGCATCTATCTTCATCATGATGGCGATATCGGGGGAACGTTTTGTTGCCATTATTTACCCTTTGAGGATCCGTCGGGTTCTGACAATAGGAAGACTGTCCTGTATCCTTTGCTTTCTCTGGCTTCTTAGTTTTCTATTAAGCATTCCCTCGTTCCAGTTCTTCGATGAATCAACCGATTCCAATGGAACCAAGCAATGTGGGGTGAGTCTCAACATATCCAGCTACCAAGTCCGCGTCCACAACATATTTAACTTTAATTTTTGCTACTTGTTGCCTCTGTTTGTGATGATGTTTTTCTATGCGAGGATCATCGTCAGTTTATGGTTACGTGGACGAGCGGTTTACTACCGGACCTCGAGGCACGGTGAGAAGACATCGACTCCTTCGGCTGCGGTGGAGATGGAGGTACGCATGCATACTGGCGGGAGTATCAAAACACATCCACATcggcatcaccatcatcaccattcccACGCTCATTCCAGTGAAAGCAAGAAGATTGCGAATGAACAGTGTAATGGAAAAAACGAGGTCAAAGCAGTCCAAGACCACACCGAACAAGCGGAAGATGCAGGTTCGCTAAAGATCGGACCTTTCTTTGTCGACTACCCTCCATCGTCCCCTCGTCGTAACCCCGATGCGTTCAAGGGTTCAAAGTCTTGCGAGAACATGTTCCTACTTGGTGGAGGTGAAAAGGCTCGTGGACCCCATGCCGAACTTGCACGTACTAAGTCTCAATCAACGGGAGCaattgatcattatcatcagcagtTTTGCAAAGCCCTGAATTCGGAGGACCAGGAAGAAGAAATTGAGCTTGATGTTTCTGTTCATGCGACATTTATCAATGAAGTAATGAAAAACGGTAACGCCGTCCCTGTAAAAGATGTTAATAAGCCCGTTGAGGAACAttcattgaaagaaaataaacatatttattcCAAACCTCGACCCATCAGACAAAGAAGCTCCGGGAAAATACCCGTTAAAAATGGATACGAGTTCCTTTCGACAATTGAAGATGATGAACTTCTGACTGAAACACCAGCTGCAACCACAAACACAGACCCCACCGAGCAGCCAAATACTTCTGAATCTCCTCAACGGCCAAAATCTTTTCCTAACGCTCTAAAGCGATGCGCAAAGAAAGCCCATACGAGGCTGTCTGAATTTACCAGGCGACCTACGGTCTTAGTAGAAATGGTTCCAGCGGATAATCACAGCACGAACTCAAGGACACCTAATCGACCTAAAAAGATTTCCAAATCAACGATCGCTACGCGTAAGAAAGTCATCCGGATGTTGGTGGTGCTGGTAGTGGCCTTTGGTGTCTGCCTCTTCCCAATGGAACTTCTTTCACTGTGGACTGTTGTAGGGACTTTCCCGTACTTCTCAAAATTCGGGATCCTCTTCGTGCCGTTCACCTACCTCGCCTACTTCTTCAATAGTGCGTTGAACCCATTCCTATACGCGCTTTTATCCGACAACTTTCGCATGCGCATGCGAGAAACATTGGACTTTCGTGGCTCATCGAGACGTGCGCGCTGGATGCGCACGCAAACGAGGTTGCGATCATTGACCTCCGAAGGAACGGACAATGACTGGGTCgcttaa